The Lactuca sativa cultivar Salinas chromosome 2, Lsat_Salinas_v11, whole genome shotgun sequence genome includes a window with the following:
- the LOC111917589 gene encoding putative F-box protein At1g47790 encodes MSDEIPFHVQEQIIKRLPVVSLLQFRSVSKAWKSLIDSSKFIAAHSVTQSQHLLLRYEDQEFDTVGNHVSFVDDDTFPEQRFVHTLPHSVTQLKQSNIVGSSLGLLCFHGYNELGENFCPNMETETIVLWNPSIRKSITVPMPNKCNQDPETDLGFGVSPVTSDPTIVEITQFHKTSYHCEAKVYTVSSGKWRNLSSNVPSKPFRVFWPQVVVDRFIYWCAFDPLTMDNGLPNHNVIMSFDITNESFGVVELPDSLRRLSPTQLCISKVRDSLVMLEYDSFVKRACGVWMMENGVEKSFTKRFNVEAPPYWSKSITTLGFRKSGQPIMEVEIAHDFYEQSQLVVYEPNFERFNYHEIYGKPETFSVHSYIETLVLMGSIEVEDDGHIATCSI; translated from the coding sequence ATGTCAGACGAAATTCCTTTCCATGTCCAAGAACAGATCATCAAAAGGCTTCCTGTCGTATCATTGCTTCAGTTCAGATCCGTCTCGAAAGCATGGAAATCTTTGATCGACAGCTCTAAGTTTATCGCTGCTCACAGCGTTACTCAGTCGCAGCATCTGCTTCTAAGGTACGAAGATCAGGAATTTGACACTGTTGGAAACCATGTTTCTTTCGTAGATGATGACACATTCCCAGAACAGAGGTTTGTTCATACCCTTCCTCACTCCGTTACACAACTTAAACAGTCAAATATAGTCGGTAGCTCTCTCGGGTTGTTGTGCTTTCACGGTTATAATGAACTGGGAGAGAATTTTTGTCCCAACATGGAAACTGAGACGATTGTTCTTTGGAATCCTTCGATTAGAAAGTCAATTACTGTTCCTATGCCTAACAAGTGTAATCAGGACCCTGAAACTGATCTTGGTTTTGGGGTTTCCCCTGTGACTAGTGACCCTACAATCGTTGAGATCACACAATTTCACAAAACAAGCTACCATTGTGAAGCTAAAGTTTACACTGTTAGCTCAGGCAAATGGAGAAATCTATCTAGCAATGTTCCAAGTAAACCATTTCGTGTCTTCTGGCCTCAGGTGGTTGTTGATAGGTTTATATATTGGTGTGCTTTTGACCCGTTGACTATGGATAACGGGTTACCAAATCATAATGTGATAATGTCATTTGATATAACTAATGAGAGTTTTGGAGTTGTAGAACTCCCAGATAGTTTAAGGCGCCTCTCTCCTACTCAGTTGTGTATTTCTAAGGTAAGGGATTCTCTTGTCATGCTTGAATATGATAGCTTTGTGAAACGTGCTTGTGGTGTTTGGATGATGGAGAATGGTGTTGAAAAATCATTTACAAAGAGATTTAATGTTGAGGCTCCACcatattggtcaaagtcaataacAACACTTGGATTTAGGAAGAGTGGTCAACCTATAATGGAAGTGGAAATTGCTCATGATTTTTATGAACAGAGTCAACTTGTGGTGTATGAGCCCAACTTTGAACGCTTCAATTATCATGAAATCTATGGAAAACCTGAAACATTCTCTGTCCATTCGTACATAGAAACACTAGTTTTGATGGGTAGTATCGAGGTTGAAGATGATGGCCACATTGCAACGTGTAGCATATAA